Within the Eucalyptus grandis isolate ANBG69807.140 chromosome 1, ASM1654582v1, whole genome shotgun sequence genome, the region aagagagagaaaaaatgttattcaaaagtgtttttggaacaaaaataactttttttgtttctcatttccgttccaattttgttcggaaacagaaaaatagattttgaacaaaaatgcaaacaaatgcgtttctgttctttttttgttttgttcccgggaataaaaaaacaaaatttttgttcataaacaagaaaaaataacatTACCAATCTGACATTCCTCATCTACCAAATGGTGCTTCATTTCGTTTGACATGGTACCTTGGTTTTCATCATTACTAAATTACTCATTCCTCCATTCCCGTTGGCAGTCTCATTCATCATAACTTTCATTCATTGCTCTAATTTCTTGCTGTTCATTTATTGTTCACTTCATTCATTTCCTTCatcctttatttatttcattcatCGGCGTCACTTCACTTCTGTGACCGTCTCCAATGCTCGCCTTTACTTTTATGCAGTGCATTTGCCTTTTCGTGCCATGgcacttttctctcttcctttttctgacTGATAATCTTTGGATCTCTATATTTAAAACAAGACTTTCCCCACTCTGGACCTCGCTTTTGAATTCTCGATTAGCATTCTTAATCGTCTTGCTCTGGCATGGGGTTGGTCACTTGACCGGGTTAAacgaaatgaaaataaaaggtTCAAATTGGCCTAGCAAAGGCTTCAGCCGTGTTTCGATTTTGGATTGAATTGCCGCTCGtcattttggaaaagcttgtTTAATCAAACAATTTTCTCGGTTTTCCAGACACCTTATAGCTCCCTGCCCCGACGTGGACTAGTTgggttatttttgaaaaatatttcataatcatTTTTGTAGAGGGCTCAAATTGCATGAACTATTGATTTTCACgtgtttggaaaaataaatgaattgtcGCTCCTCATCTCGACAATAATTGCATGGCAAAATATTAACAATGCCATACTTCTACTTTTCGTTTTTTCCCGATGAATCTAatctttttttatgaagaccCTACTGTGGAGCGGCGACTCTTGACAAGGTCCGACATTTGAAGATTGCATTGGCTCGACTTGGTAATTCAAATGAAATATAATCATTAGCATTTCGTCATCTAATCATTATCATGTCACGGGCCAAAGAGCACCAAGTCATCAATCCAAAAGGGTTCATCAAAGCCGTTAGATTATAAAGTGACTTAATCTTTACCATTAGATTTGTTTGACAGGCTTTGACGCTCTCAACCGTTAAATGAGATCAATCTCCGCCATTGAATTAATATGATGAGTATCATTATTCTTATTATTCTCCACTGTTAGATCAAGTAAATCTCTACTGTCAGATCGATTAGACGAAAATTAATAGCATCTaccatttgatcatgtagaagATCAATGACCGTAATTAGAGGGACTTTTGTAGCAATATGGGAGCCCCCTCATCGTTTGTATCATTCACTTCATTTAAGTAATAGAATTTTCTCtagaaaattatcataaaattcataaatttattgcaattgtactaatttagtcaaatcttttcttcatcaattaagttataaactttttgcatttgtgtcaatttaatcaatccaatcaatttttgcTGGACAacactaacatggacaatttttaataacattgcaatattttttgaataatttataatttattttccttccctcccttcctcctccATCAATGGTTGGATCTTGGCAATCGGCCAAAGGAGAGGGCCAGCCAAGGTCAAGCGATGGCGAGTCTCAccatggctgggtgaggctcaaccttgctagAGGCTATTGgccaaggcttgagcctcagtAGCAACTGGGTGAGGTGCAACCTCGCTAAATTTattgaggtcgagccttgcttgCAAGCCAAGTGCGAGGCCGACTAGGAGAGAATTCAAcacaatttaaaatattattaaaaatcccaCACCATATAAAAGGGCCAATGTCCATGTCAGCCGAGcagccaaaattggtcagatAGATCAAAGtgacataaatgcaaaatgtttatgatttagGATGcgcatgataatcattctatttttgtttcggaactatttttttattctaaatctatttcggaatataaatctatttggtaaaattatttcatttttcttttcccctgaaataaatttttactccataaatagatttggaattaAAATCGAAAGTAAAATctttttacttctctatttttataacataaataaaaataaaaattcttatcATCATTCATCATCGTTGCTAGCCGGCCACCCATTCTCTATCGCCGGCTACCATCCATTCATCATCGCTAGCTGTCGTCCATCATCTGCTGCCATCACTCCTTGGCCGCTGGTTGCTACTTGCCGACCATCACCCGCAGCCACCCATTGTTTGCTGTTGTCGCTCCCTAGCCGCCCACCACCCCCGCTCGTCACCAAGGAGTGCCGTCGATCGTCGTCCATTGTTGCCGGCCACTAGTTATTGCCGACTACCGATCACCATCGCGTGGGAAAGAGAAATTTTGCGtctttattaaatgaatttctatttcatgaataaaaaatttgtgtCGTTATTAAATGCACATTTTTACCTaaggttaataccttgaaaacttccaaattgatacatttatgacaaatttactcaaaactaattttttgactactaaaaatctcaaattagtacacatttgacaaatttatcacaaattgatacacttgtgacaaatttactatcattagttttcgttaaattttactatcaaattattaagttgaatgacatgtgacagttCGCgagtataccagtttaggattttactctctatttatcacgcttatataatttttatgatttttttgtaataattaaatataatgtagagtatatttttcacaaatgtaccaatttgaggcTTTTGACggtattataaattaatttaggataaatttatcacaagtatacaaatttggagttttttttttttatggttagttaGGGTAAATTCATCACGGGTAtacaagtttagaattttttattattaaaaaaataatttttggtaaatttgttacatgtgtactagtttttggttttttcaaaatattaattctTTTACTTATAAACTcatccaaaaatagaaataaaaaaaatcaaatatatttctttttcaaaagccAATTTCTGAATAGAATGGTTATTATTTGTGCTCtcaatggcaaaaagaaaaggtttttttttttttttttgggtaaggacaaaaagaaaagtttatgatttaattgcgCCATAAATTAATGActattttttggtaattcccCAGAATTTCTTAAAGCTTTTTCTCTACTTCCTTTCTCTAGAAATTCCCTCTCAATTGAGCGGTTCAAAGGTTTAAGTGCGGCACGATCGAAAGAGTCATCTCGTGACAATTACACCATTTTATAAGATTTCAACTATTGAGAAAACGCTGAAGAAAAGTCTTTTCGAATTTAATTGACTAAACTTATTTAAAGACATGTCTCGAGTCGTTTTTGGAGAATCGATTTTTCCGATGAACCTGGCTTTTCCAATATGAATCTCGGAACTTCCAATTCTTTTCGAAACGCAGGGcatggtttttgaattttcgtgGGTTAGACAGAAAGATGCTGACAGAACATGAGTCAAAAGCAATCAATTGCAGTCAAATTGAGGAAGATATTTTCAAATTGGGGtacaaaataaatttaaacctcatatattatttaatttagttttttctttttaagtattTATTTGCCCCTACGAGCCTTTTGCGTTGCGCCCACACGCGAAAacaatttaagttaaaatttttcatttagggcaattaatctttctttttctctcttttcttccgtCATCGCCCCCGACACCCCCTGTTCATCGTGCGCAACCTCCTTGCGCGATCTGTACGGCgatcgacggcggcggcgacgacgaccgGGGCGTGAACGGCGACCGGCGATTAGGTCTCAGCGCGGCCAAGGCGACGTAGGCGGAGAGAGAGTCCTAACCGCAGGTGACCATATGCGCCCGTGAGAAGTGAATCGATGCTGTCTTAGCGTGACAGAGCCACGCGTGCAGTTCTTGTTTTTCTTACAGAGCAATTAGTGTAGTCTCTATCGGCATGCTGATGTATTGAATTGATCGTATTTCTTGAACGAGGAATAACCCTTTTGgaatctccccctttttctgAATCCGATTTTGCGTTGCAGTTATAGACGACTGGGTCTCTGCAGCGTTCCGGACTCCAGGGCAGCAAGAATGGATGCCAAGTATTCCGGAGAGACGTTGAAGTAATTTTCTCGTGCTGGACTCTTTAGTTGTTCCTTTCTTGTGATTGTGAGAGGGAGTGATTCGGTTCCAGTTCTGTTTACTTGTTGTTTTTAGGACGTGGAGGAAGTATCTACAGACTCCTCTTGTTTGCTGTGTTTCTGATTTACTGAGCATTCATATAAATCTAAGAACTACTATTTAGATTCTTGATAGCTGTTCCAACGTTGGATTTTTGATGATGATTGTTCTAATATTCAAGTTCTGTCGCGTGGAGGCAAATATGTATTCTTGACCCATGACTACTTTCTctcataaaagaaaagggttatTTGATTCTGAGTGCGAACAACATAGGTTCAAACTTGATTGGGACTGTATCAATATCAAACAATCTTTAGCAGTTAGTTCCATTGGAAGCTTTTGGCCCCCACTTCCTCgcaattttttaatcaatctaACATTATAGGGTTTAGCTCTTGTTTGGGTGGATGGGTATGTAGACTGTTTGGTGTTGAGGGCTTTTGAACATTATCAATGAACTTGGTTAAATATTTGTCGAGCAGGCATTTGGAGAAGCAAAACGAGTTGCTGATGGATGCCTACAGATCAATGTCACATGAACTACACAAGCTGCAGGTATTTTACCTAATTGAAGTGCCATAGTTATAATTTTCAGTTATTGCTGCAAATTATGATAGTTCACTAATTTAGAGtttcttcttgaaaatgtgGTGAATGCTGGGCAATTGCCTTAAGGGTTGTTTTATTTCTGCTGGAAATATGCTTAAGGAAGATAGTTAACTCATTTGACTTGGAGGAACTCATAGTCTATAGCAAAGGTGCTAATTTTCTTCCAGAATTTTTCAATGACAAGATGTACAACTTTTTTGGAGTAATGATACTTTGAATCCAAGTTACTCATTCCAATTAAGATCTCTCCAGTTTTGATTTACATCCTCCTGGTGAAGTGGAGTTTAAAAACCTGGAAAGCAGCATGCAAATCAGCCTTGGTGCATAGTGTAGTGCAATTTGTGGAGGAAGTCTTATGAATTATTAGGATAGTTAACTATCAGGATCAAATACGCGGATTGGACATCAATCATACTACTAATTGAAACAATAGCGGCCACTTTTATTATTGCTGGGGTTGATCTATACTTAAGAGCTTTTAATCACTCGGATTGGTAATAGAACCACATGACTGATGTTTACTATGTTTTGCCAACTCTCTATAAAAAGGAAAGTTTTCTTTGCCCCATAAACTGATAGATTATTACCTTGGTCACTTTGTTACTCAACTGGTCATTGTAGGACAATAATAAAATCGCTGATATGTAGAAAGCTCTAGTTTGAGAACCAATAGCCTGCACCTTTGATTCATTGCCACCAGCTATGGTGTGGCTACCTAGGCACTGCCCACCTCAATCAGAGCAGAAAGCGCTCAACTACAAATGACAATCAAGATAACCATAACTGTCATGGAGCCCAAATTTGCTGGTGCATATATGGTTGTACatgggaagaaaaatattttaggatttCCCTCTGAGATTTTTGGTTAGAAAAGCTCAGAGATTGTTTAAGATGAGCTTGTGAATCATTGTAGCTGCTGTAATTATTTTATCATCAGAATGCAGATCATTGACCCCCAAGAGTAAAGTGTAGTCTAGAGCTAtctattcttttttggtttttgtttgatGGAGACATCTATCTCTAATTACAAATACCTTTAATGAGTAACGCTTTTGGAGATGATTGCGGGTATGATGAATCTTTGTACTGCCAAAGACCAATCGTTTCCAGTTGAAGGTCATTTAACATATTGACTCAAGTCTAAATGAGAATCATCTTGTTATTGCATGCTTTCTCTGAAATTAGGCCCCATTTGATTTGGCTTTAGGGAAATGACTTTGGGAAACTGCAAATGCTCTTGGGCTAAAGGGGTTTCCGAAATGCAATAGTGTTTGCCAAATTGTAAATTTAAAGTGCCTTGGGAAATAACTTTGGCTTAAAtgctgtttggtaaaacttacatttgcaaagggcttttgttatttatttatttattttaagtcAAAATTAAATCTGGTGGAGCTTAGCTATTGGACAGCCTTGCTTGAGGTCGAGTGACCCAGGGTGTCACCTGAGGTCGTCACGCGACCAAGGTAATGCTTGAGGTCATGTGGTCGTGCGACCCTAGGTGGCGGTCTCTAGGGATGCGCAACCCTTCAGGCAACAGTTGTTGACCTCGAGTAGCTCCTTGTTGCAAATTGTGGAAGATGAACAGTTAACGTGGATTGGCATTCCctaaatgctgaaagctcaaagcAGGTGGggacctgctttgggctttcagctttctcaACCCATTTGGGTCCCAAAAATACTTGTCAAACACCTTATattttccccaaggggcttGTGGGGTTCAAAGCCTCttgggaaagctgaaccaaacggggcttTAGTATTATTAGTTAGCAAATTTAGGGAATTGTTACCTGTGGCTCTTGAACGAGTGAAGTTTTTGGTGCGGTGGTTTTTGTATTAGTCCTGTGGAATGCATAACTCAGTAAACAATTGATTCCTTTTTGGCTGAAGGGGTTATACACAACGTTAACTTTGTGCTCTGATGTTAGAACATTTTGAATTACATAGATTCTCAAGGAGGTATTAAAATTTCTTGATCTGTCTTGTAGGTTGAGGAAGAAATGCTCATGCGCAAGTTTTATGAACTCATGTCAGCACAGGGCTTAACTAAAAAGGTTTGCTCATCTGCAAGTAATTAGTCTTGGAGATATCCAGGCCATTACTTTGTCCTATTCTTGATGGGTTTTGCTCGGGATGCTTTTTAAGCTTTATTTCATTCACATtctaaaaaaatgtcattttagaTCTAGAAATGATAACATAGGACAACATGTTTCTTCTGCTTTATCTGCTTCACTGTCCAATTCTAGGTTTACATTGATTTAAACATTTGTCTTTCAGTTTTAGGCATGTGATATTCTGGGTCCTGCTTCAATGAGGATTGCAATTGCTGAAACCTTTCTGAGAACATTATGTAACGagacaatttttataagaaaatgttCCCTGATGGCTCCACAATTGAGTGTCGTTATTCTTCTAATAAGCTATCTAGAATGTCTTTGTTCTTGATGTCACCTTTGGAGATATATAGCTTACATCATTAATGAACTTTGTCCTAGTGTCACGAgtttaaaatatatagagagaTTGATGTTCGCTTTAGCAGTTTAGATTCACCAAGCTGTGCATGAATCTTGCTTCAGTCAATCATATGTGCTTATGACTTCCTTGGATTTGTTTTTTCACTCCATAAAGTATCAgcctttctcttctttgtttcGTTCTGATCTTTTTTCATGAATGTTCCTATCTAGGTTCTGTATTCGTTTATATGCTTTCTGAAATATTAAAGCTTGTTTGCAGG harbors:
- the LOC104436094 gene encoding uncharacterized protein LOC104436094; translated protein: MDAKYSGETLKHLEKQNELLMDAYRSMSHELHKLQVEEEMLMRKFYELMSAQGLTKKDGVGKDSSGDNRTGDSTALVVKDGDEQQSG